A single window of Anaerobaca lacustris DNA harbors:
- a CDS encoding helix-turn-helix domain-containing protein, with amino-acid sequence MGDSFIKELLSDREGQKLYFREDLIFEVAEAICRVMDEKGVSKAQLAEIAGVSKSNITQLLSGDQNMRLTTIADLLFALDARLKVTAVPIQIEMDDILDSTVSVAQNDWTWVGNLPAESSSYEAVQKQEADELAKAA; translated from the coding sequence ATGGGAGACAGCTTCATAAAGGAACTGCTGTCTGATCGGGAAGGACAGAAACTGTACTTCCGTGAGGACCTGATCTTTGAAGTGGCCGAGGCAATCTGCAGGGTCATGGATGAGAAGGGCGTCAGCAAGGCACAGCTGGCCGAGATCGCAGGAGTAAGCAAGAGCAATATCACACAGTTGCTGAGCGGTGACCAGAACATGCGGCTCACCACCATAGCCGATCTTCTTTTCGCTCTAGATGCAAGACTGAAAGTCACGGCAGTGCCAATTCAAATCGAAATGGATGATATTCTGGACAGCACCGTATCGGTCGCGCAGAACGACTGGACTTGGGTCGGCAACCTTCCGGCGGAATCGTCGAGCTATGAGGCCGTCCAGAAACAGGAAGCGGACGAATTGGCTAAGGCGGCGTAG